A stretch of the Malus domestica chromosome 08, GDT2T_hap1 genome encodes the following:
- the LOC103441622 gene encoding uncharacterized protein, whose protein sequence is MTLSDLLSPTSSSLLTGDYIGMESSVDVLKDCDDHKPRLKVTGSGGDGHDGSFGQRVRSRREQKWALKNKEFPPPIQLLARTENLPSHMPWVLKRHYTDDGRLILTEEKVKHHEYFSAHRSNGRLTLQLVLLDDEILIPPFACNGNENENENENGDMNKNEIGNDVGDGGHDNNDDDGCEDDDEDDVVEDQKISGIAGSGASAG, encoded by the coding sequence ATGACGCTCTCTGACTTGCTATCCCCAACTTCCTCTTCCCTTTTGACCGGGGACTACATTGGAATGGAGAGCTCGGTTGACGTGCTCAAGGACTGTGATGATCATAAACCGCGACTGAAGGTGACCGGTAGCGGTGGTGATGGGCATGATGGTAGTTTTGGTCAGAGGGTAAGGAGTAGGAGAGAGCAAAAATGGGCATTGAAGAACAAGGAGTTTCCACCTCCTATACAATTGCTAGCACGCACTGAGAACTTGCCTTCTCATATGCCTTGGGTGTTGAAGAGGCATTACACAGATGATGGGAGGTTGATTCTCACCGAGGAGAAGGTTAAGCATCATGAGTACTTTAGTGCTCATAGGTCTAATGGCAGGCTCACTTTGCAGCTTGTCCTGCTTGATGATGAGATTTTGATTCCCCCATTTGCTTGCAATGGGAACGAGAATGAGAACGAGAACGAGAACGGGGACATGAACAAGAATGAGATCGGGAATGATGTTGGTGATGGTGGCCATGACAACAACGATGATGATGGTTGTGAAGATGATGACGAGGATGATGTTGTTGAAGATCAAAAAATTAGTGGGATTGCGGGATCAGGAGCTTCAGCGGGGTAG
- the LOC108173874 gene encoding uncharacterized mitochondrial protein AtMg00810-like: MHEELKALDETETWSVVDLPKGKKAVGSRWIYKTKFNSNGTIERHKTRLWCPRLAMLIYVDDLIITGDNVNEINALKCSLHQQFAIKDLGVLKYFLSIEMATSSKGLFLNQRKYVVDLLDEAHMLECKPARTPLVSKLQLDAKGEPLSNPGVYQRMVGKLIYLTITRPDIAYSVSLVSQFMHYPTSVHWEIVKIILRYLKGSVGRGILMKKNGSNHIMAYTDVDWAGNTLDRKSTTGFCTFVGGNLVT, encoded by the exons ATGCATGAAGAGCTCAAAGCATTGGATGAAACTGAAACTTGGAGTGTGGTTGATCTTCCTAAAGGCAAGAAGGCTGTAGGGAGTAGATGGATATACAAGACAAAATTCAATTCCAATGGTACCATTGAGAGACACAAGACTCGATTG TGGTGTCCTAGGCTTGCTATGCttatatatgtggatgatcttATAATTACGGGGGACAATGTGAATGAAATCAATGCTCTTAAGTGCTCCCTACATCAACAATTTGCCATTAAAGACTTGGGAGTCTTGAAATACTTTCTTAGCATTGAGATGGCCACTTCTTCCAAGGGGTTATTCTTAAATCAAAGAAAGTATGTAGTTGATCTTCTTGATGAAGCACACATGCTTGAGTGTAAACCTGCTCGCACTCCTCTTGTTAGCAAACTTCAGTTGGATGCCAAAGGTGAGCCTCTCTCCAATCCTGGTGTTTATCAACGCATGGTTGGAAAACTTATTTACCTCACGATTACTCGACCTGACATTGCTTATTCAGTGAGCCTTGTCAGCCAGTTTATGCATTATCCTACATCGGTTCATTGGGAGATTGTCAAGATAATACTTAGATATCTCAAAGGTTCAGTCGGTAGAGGCATACTCATGAAGAAAAATGGGTCTAATCACATCATGGCttacactgatgttgattgggcTGGTAATACCCTTGATCGAAAGTCCACCACAGGTTTTTGTACTTTTGTTGGAGGTAATTTGGTCACTTAG